A part of Actinobaculum sp. 313 genomic DNA contains:
- a CDS encoding ABC transporter ATP-binding protein, with the protein MGPSGSGKSTLLNICGALDVPDVGTVTIDGTNLSGLSPAGRARLRRRRLGYVFQDFNLIPSLTAVENVTLPLELDHAPRAQAREEACNALDDLGVLDLADRFPDDMSGGQRQRVAIARAVVGTRSLLLADEPTGALDSSTGDAVMSVLRERVDDGAAGVLVTHEARLAAWADRTIFLRDGHITDATRYESFESLLDPS; encoded by the coding sequence ATGGGCCCCTCCGGTTCGGGCAAGTCCACCCTATTGAACATTTGCGGTGCCCTCGACGTTCCCGATGTGGGGACCGTTACGATTGATGGGACGAACCTCTCCGGGCTCTCACCTGCCGGTCGGGCACGGCTGCGACGTCGTCGGCTCGGATACGTGTTTCAGGACTTCAATCTCATCCCATCTCTTACCGCAGTAGAAAACGTTACGCTTCCCTTGGAACTGGATCACGCGCCACGTGCGCAAGCACGCGAGGAAGCATGCAACGCACTTGACGACCTCGGGGTGCTGGACCTGGCTGATCGCTTCCCTGATGACATGTCCGGAGGTCAAAGGCAACGGGTTGCGATCGCGCGCGCAGTCGTGGGGACCCGTTCGTTATTGCTGGCAGACGAGCCTACCGGCGCATTGGACTCCAGCACCGGAGACGCCGTCATGTCAGTTCTGCGCGAAAGGGTTGACGACGGTGCAGCCGGAGTTCTCGTCACTCATGAGGCGCGCCTGGCGGCGTGGGCTGATCGGACAATCTTCCTGCGCGACGGGCACATCACCGATGCCACGCGGTACGAGAGCTTTGAGAGCCTACTGGATCCATCATGA
- a CDS encoding FtsX-like permease family protein produces MTLDADLTVKIRSSTQEVFATLRQVDTRDLTASTPITTGGRPGKGEIALTQEYARELGVHIGDSVQLYYDSHWTRVTVVGIGSNLLAPDQLVTNDDTLTVGTARWIITGPTPIDWDTVKALNERGFVVESAWVLAHPPPLSKQYPDILADSQAGAGAGFSISDWLWTGGLVAAGLVEMALLITPIFTVSVKRQTRSIALTAAIGATTRQQRLLVLLQGAILGFLGSALGIGIGSTAAIGYLHHREFLPTIPWLWLVGTALLGLFLGIVSAWFPARSAGQINVIRALSGRRAIATQHGRRHQFRRFVFPALIVIGGLIQLLAVRETRYLTFVGGTGLFFLGLIGCAPQFIALAAYATSRISLPLRLASREVRRSSHRTVPATAAILGATLVTSMTLVTVTSNTMQNYARQARVGPQASILVGPRNLDLATDADYRQLTAARERVEEIVGPSATAPLYAVWDSTHMTYLLADIPPEQECPLYTIPNADETPAIEKQYTDDPRCESFFNNSWWERPELPSPDDGILALVDDGNYLETSGLLTDTQLAQARRTLAEGGVVLYESNAIVEGRATMQLWGWDGSNNEQILLEQMQLPAVHALPYTFPYMVLSPAAIEQFGLTPVQVGTLIVPKNPPDAFEADEVRSTIRAEYSLLRAIVSQQRPVEVLTPFLLSALILFILIGAVLLVLALASQETRDDLGTMDAVGAPPALRRRYAAAQSTLIALACSPIGILGGIYAGALSVHITASELHIPWPLIPLIVLMPLLAAFTGACAAPRRPRLTRRRD; encoded by the coding sequence GTGACGCTCGATGCCGACCTCACCGTCAAAATACGTTCTTCCACACAAGAGGTTTTCGCCACTCTGCGCCAAGTGGACACCCGTGATCTCACAGCCAGCACGCCCATTACAACCGGTGGACGACCGGGGAAGGGGGAAATCGCCCTGACGCAGGAGTACGCCCGCGAACTGGGCGTGCACATCGGTGACAGCGTGCAGCTCTACTACGACAGTCACTGGACTCGTGTTACCGTCGTCGGAATCGGTAGCAATCTTTTGGCCCCCGATCAGCTGGTGACAAACGACGACACCCTAACGGTCGGTACGGCGAGGTGGATTATCACGGGTCCAACGCCCATTGACTGGGACACCGTCAAAGCGCTCAACGAACGTGGTTTTGTCGTTGAGTCCGCCTGGGTACTAGCCCATCCGCCGCCGCTCTCCAAGCAGTATCCCGATATTCTCGCTGATTCACAGGCAGGAGCCGGGGCTGGTTTCTCGATCAGCGACTGGCTGTGGACCGGTGGACTCGTAGCTGCCGGACTTGTCGAGATGGCACTGCTTATCACGCCTATCTTCACAGTGTCCGTCAAGCGGCAGACAAGATCGATTGCGCTGACGGCAGCAATTGGTGCCACCACTAGGCAACAACGATTACTTGTGCTCCTCCAGGGAGCCATTCTCGGGTTCCTCGGCAGCGCCCTCGGTATCGGGATCGGGAGCACTGCCGCCATCGGCTATCTGCACCACCGCGAATTTCTACCAACCATCCCGTGGTTATGGCTAGTAGGAACGGCGTTGCTGGGACTATTTCTTGGAATTGTGTCCGCCTGGTTCCCCGCCCGTTCCGCTGGACAGATCAATGTCATTCGCGCTCTATCTGGTCGACGTGCCATCGCCACACAACACGGACGGCGACACCAGTTCCGAAGATTTGTGTTCCCCGCTTTGATTGTCATCGGCGGACTCATTCAGCTCTTGGCAGTGCGCGAAACACGTTATCTGACCTTCGTTGGCGGCACCGGTCTGTTCTTTCTTGGTCTCATAGGCTGCGCACCGCAATTCATTGCGCTAGCTGCCTACGCAACCTCACGAATCTCACTACCCCTGCGCCTGGCAAGTCGCGAGGTGCGCCGTTCTTCTCACCGTACCGTGCCGGCGACCGCCGCTATACTCGGTGCAACACTAGTGACGAGTATGACTTTGGTTACGGTAACTTCGAACACCATGCAAAACTATGCCCGTCAGGCACGTGTCGGCCCGCAGGCCTCCATTCTCGTCGGCCCGCGCAATCTCGACTTGGCCACCGACGCCGACTACCGGCAGCTGACAGCCGCACGCGAACGCGTTGAGGAGATCGTCGGCCCTTCGGCCACCGCACCTCTATATGCGGTGTGGGACTCCACCCATATGACATATCTGTTAGCCGATATTCCGCCGGAACAGGAATGCCCGCTGTACACCATCCCCAATGCCGATGAGACCCCCGCAATCGAAAAGCAGTACACGGATGATCCAAGGTGCGAGAGCTTCTTCAACAATTCCTGGTGGGAGAGGCCCGAGTTGCCCAGCCCTGATGACGGCATCCTTGCTCTCGTAGACGATGGAAACTACCTGGAGACAAGTGGCCTGCTTACTGACACGCAACTCGCGCAAGCCCGGAGGACTCTCGCGGAAGGCGGCGTGGTGCTCTACGAGTCCAATGCCATCGTCGAGGGCAGGGCCACCATGCAATTGTGGGGTTGGGACGGTAGCAACAACGAGCAAATCCTATTGGAGCAGATGCAACTACCCGCGGTCCACGCGCTTCCCTATACCTTCCCCTACATGGTGCTCAGTCCGGCAGCAATCGAACAATTCGGACTGACACCGGTTCAAGTCGGCACACTCATCGTGCCCAAGAATCCGCCGGACGCCTTCGAAGCTGATGAGGTTCGTAGCACAATTCGCGCGGAGTACAGCCTTTTGAGGGCAATCGTATCCCAACAGCGTCCCGTCGAAGTACTAACTCCTTTCCTACTCAGTGCCCTCATCCTCTTCATTCTGATAGGCGCAGTGCTCCTGGTGCTCGCTCTCGCCAGCCAGGAAACTCGTGACGACCTCGGCACCATGGATGCCGTTGGTGCTCCCCCCGCACTGCGCCGCCGTTACGCGGCCGCCCAGTCCACCTTGATCGCCTTGGCATGCAGTCCGATCGGAATTCTGGGCGGAATCTACGCGGGCGCCCTGAGTGTGCACATAACCGCGTCGGAGTTACACATCCCCTGGCCACTCATCCCGCTGATCGTGCTGATGCCCCTGCTCGCGGCTTTCACCGGTGCCTGCGCCGCGCCGCGGCGTCCACGCCTGACCCGGCGCAGGGACTAG
- a CDS encoding DUF3052 family protein has product MRSLGFTEGSVVQEFGYDDDVDATVRAMVEEAIGGELVDEDYPDIADGALAWWRDDDGDADDLADLILDIKANLDSEAALCWLLVPGPRQLGHVQADVIEEAAETAGMLATTTVAVSDTWTGVRLTAQGPRR; this is encoded by the coding sequence ATGAGATCGTTGGGTTTCACCGAGGGAAGTGTTGTCCAAGAATTCGGATACGACGATGACGTTGACGCCACCGTGCGCGCAATGGTTGAAGAGGCCATAGGTGGTGAGTTAGTGGATGAAGACTACCCAGACATTGCGGATGGGGCACTGGCCTGGTGGCGTGACGACGACGGCGATGCCGATGACCTCGCTGATCTCATCCTCGATATCAAGGCAAACCTCGATTCAGAGGCGGCGCTGTGCTGGCTTCTTGTGCCCGGTCCGCGGCAGCTTGGTCACGTGCAGGCGGACGTCATCGAGGAGGCGGCGGAAACGGCGGGGATGCTGGCTACCACAACGGTGGCGGTCAGCGACACGTGGACCGGTGTGCGTCTGACGGCGCAGGGGCCGCGTCGCTAG
- the aceE gene encoding pyruvate dehydrogenase (acetyl-transferring), homodimeric type: protein MSQQTPPLINGQLSQVPDIDPEETSEWVDSIDNLIESGGALRARYILTSLEQRARQKGVNIPPNLVTPYINTIPVEDEPFYPGDETLERQFRRWVRWNAAVMVTRAQRPGVAVGGHISSFAAQATLYEVGFNNFFRGKDHLGGGDQVYFQGHSSPGNYARAFLEGRLREEDLDSFRQQVSRPSGGRGLPSYPHPHQMADFWEFPTVSLGIGPLNAIYQAWFNRYLDERGIKDTKNQHVWAFMGDGEMDEAESRGLLQTASSQGLDNLTFVINCNLQRLDGPVRGNGKIIQELEAFFKGAGWNVIKVIWGREWDRLLQADKDGALVNLMNETLDGDYQSFKAHDGAYVRNEFFGRDPRTKAMVADWSDEQIWSLKRGGHDYRKVYAAYKAALEHTGRPTVILAHTIKGYALGTNFAGRNSTHQMKKLNSADLKLLRDTLHLDIDDTQLEDPYTAPYYKPEPDHPAMQYMLDKRAALGGFLPERRVFSQGVTMPKKKHFDTLKPGSGKQKVATTMALVRLVKDLIKDKDFGYRIVPIIPDEARTFGLEALFPSAKIFNTLGQQYTAVDQDMLLSYKESEKGQLLHTGISEAGSTAAFTAVGTSYATHGTPMVPFYIYYSMFGFQRTGDLFWAAADQMARGFVVGATAGRTTLTGEGLQHLDGHSPILASTNPSAVIYDPAYAYEIAHIFRDGLVRMYGDGSDGRDPNVFYYLTVYNEPIHQPAEPENVDAEGILKGIYLLDGVEGDGPRVQLLASGVGVPWAREARRLLAEDWGVRAAVWSVTSWYELRKDGLAADQHNFLHPEEPIRTAYVTEKLQGAEGPFVATSDYDHQVQDAIRPWIPGAYYTLGANGFGFSDTRSAARRNFKIDAASMVVRALQGLADQGAIDRSVVKQAIDRYDLFNPNAAEPVRDL from the coding sequence ATGAGCCAGCAGACTCCACCCCTCATTAACGGTCAGCTCAGCCAGGTGCCCGATATCGACCCAGAAGAAACCAGTGAGTGGGTCGATTCAATCGATAACCTCATCGAGTCAGGAGGCGCCTTACGCGCCCGTTACATCCTGACCAGCCTGGAGCAGCGAGCACGCCAGAAGGGTGTGAACATCCCGCCAAATCTCGTCACTCCGTATATCAACACCATCCCGGTGGAAGACGAACCGTTCTATCCCGGTGACGAGACACTCGAGCGGCAGTTTCGACGCTGGGTGCGGTGGAACGCCGCAGTGATGGTGACCAGGGCGCAGCGCCCGGGCGTGGCAGTCGGCGGTCACATTTCGTCCTTCGCGGCGCAGGCAACGCTGTACGAAGTCGGTTTCAATAACTTCTTCCGCGGCAAAGATCACCTGGGCGGTGGCGACCAGGTGTACTTCCAGGGTCATTCCTCTCCCGGCAACTACGCGCGCGCCTTCCTGGAAGGTCGGCTACGTGAGGAAGATCTCGACTCGTTCCGGCAGCAGGTGTCACGGCCTTCCGGTGGGCGTGGCCTGCCCTCCTATCCGCATCCGCACCAGATGGCGGACTTCTGGGAGTTCCCGACCGTTTCCTTGGGTATTGGTCCGCTCAATGCCATCTACCAGGCATGGTTCAACCGCTACCTCGATGAGCGCGGGATTAAGGACACCAAGAACCAGCACGTGTGGGCCTTCATGGGCGACGGCGAAATGGACGAGGCAGAATCGCGTGGACTACTGCAAACCGCCTCTTCACAGGGCCTCGACAATCTCACCTTCGTGATCAACTGCAACCTCCAGCGCCTGGACGGCCCGGTGCGCGGTAACGGCAAGATCATTCAGGAACTCGAAGCCTTCTTCAAGGGAGCCGGCTGGAACGTCATCAAGGTAATCTGGGGTCGCGAGTGGGATCGGCTCCTACAAGCCGATAAGGATGGCGCACTTGTCAATCTGATGAACGAGACGCTCGACGGCGATTATCAGAGTTTCAAAGCGCATGACGGTGCCTATGTACGCAACGAATTCTTTGGGCGTGATCCCCGCACCAAGGCGATGGTGGCCGACTGGAGCGACGAGCAGATCTGGTCGCTTAAGCGCGGCGGCCACGACTACCGCAAGGTCTATGCGGCTTACAAAGCGGCTTTGGAGCATACCGGACGCCCCACCGTGATTCTCGCGCACACGATCAAGGGCTACGCGCTGGGAACCAACTTCGCCGGCCGAAATTCAACGCACCAGATGAAAAAACTGAATTCAGCGGACCTCAAACTGCTACGCGACACGCTACATCTCGACATCGACGACACCCAGTTGGAGGATCCTTACACGGCTCCCTATTACAAGCCGGAGCCAGATCATCCCGCAATGCAATACATGCTGGACAAGCGCGCCGCACTTGGAGGCTTCTTGCCGGAACGACGCGTCTTTTCTCAAGGCGTCACCATGCCCAAGAAGAAGCACTTCGATACCTTGAAACCCGGCTCTGGAAAACAGAAAGTAGCCACCACGATGGCGCTGGTTCGCTTGGTGAAGGACCTCATCAAAGATAAAGACTTCGGCTACCGCATAGTGCCAATTATCCCGGATGAAGCCCGCACCTTCGGATTGGAGGCACTGTTCCCCTCAGCGAAGATCTTCAACACGCTTGGCCAGCAGTACACTGCGGTGGATCAAGACATGCTGCTGTCCTACAAGGAGTCTGAGAAGGGCCAGTTGCTGCACACCGGTATCTCGGAAGCCGGCTCGACTGCGGCCTTCACGGCTGTCGGTACCTCGTATGCCACCCATGGCACGCCAATGGTCCCCTTCTATATCTACTACTCCATGTTTGGTTTCCAGCGCACCGGAGACCTCTTCTGGGCGGCTGCCGACCAGATGGCGCGCGGCTTCGTCGTCGGTGCTACCGCTGGACGTACGACGCTCACGGGCGAAGGACTGCAGCATCTTGACGGTCATTCCCCGATCCTCGCTTCCACCAACCCGAGTGCAGTGATCTATGACCCGGCCTATGCCTACGAGATCGCGCATATCTTCCGTGACGGCTTGGTGCGGATGTACGGCGACGGCTCTGACGGACGCGATCCGAATGTCTTTTACTATCTGACCGTGTACAACGAACCCATTCACCAGCCCGCAGAACCGGAGAATGTGGATGCCGAAGGTATTCTTAAGGGCATCTATCTCCTCGACGGCGTCGAGGGCGATGGGCCGCGCGTGCAACTGCTTGCCTCCGGCGTAGGGGTGCCGTGGGCGCGCGAGGCGCGGCGCTTACTGGCAGAGGACTGGGGCGTGCGAGCGGCCGTTTGGTCGGTGACATCCTGGTATGAGTTGCGCAAGGATGGGCTCGCCGCCGATCAGCACAACTTCCTGCACCCGGAGGAGCCGATACGCACTGCATATGTGACGGAGAAGCTACAGGGCGCCGAGGGGCCCTTTGTCGCCACCTCCGACTATGATCATCAGGTACAGGACGCAATCCGCCCCTGGATCCCCGGCGCATACTACACACTGGGCGCAAATGGGTTCGGGTTCTCAGATACCCGCTCAGCCGCACGGCGCAATTTCAAGATCGATGCCGCATCCATGGTGGTGCGCGCTCTGCAGGGCCTCGCAGACCAAGGGGCAATTGATCGCAGCGTGGTCAAGCAGGCAATTGACCGCTACGATCTGTTCAACCCCAATGCAGCGGAGCCTGTCCGCGATCTTTAG
- a CDS encoding ABC transporter permease, with product MLGADIIDHGILHGDTAFIWHTGGIMLGATLVQMGCSVLAIYLGSRTAMALGRELRAETFRHVQRFTTANRHHFDAPTLITRTTNDVTQVQMVVLLTFTVIVNAPIMGIGGVVMAIRQDTQLSLLLLLVVPLLFTLILLVMSALSPRHVIQQQRIDRISTLLREQLTGVRVIRAFRRQGAEARTFDDANTQLRSSPTS from the coding sequence TTGCTCGGCGCGGACATTATTGACCACGGAATCCTGCACGGTGACACCGCATTCATCTGGCATACGGGTGGCATCATGCTCGGTGCGACCCTGGTTCAGATGGGGTGTTCCGTTCTGGCGATCTATCTTGGTTCGCGTACCGCAATGGCACTGGGACGCGAGTTGCGGGCGGAGACTTTCCGGCACGTCCAACGCTTCACCACCGCTAACCGGCATCACTTCGATGCACCCACGCTGATCACCCGGACCACGAATGACGTCACACAGGTCCAGATGGTGGTGCTACTGACGTTCACCGTGATTGTCAACGCTCCCATCATGGGAATAGGCGGAGTGGTTATGGCGATCAGGCAGGACACTCAGCTGTCCTTACTGCTCCTACTGGTTGTTCCACTCCTCTTCACACTCATCCTGCTCGTCATGTCCGCACTGAGTCCCCGGCATGTGATCCAGCAGCAGCGCATTGATCGCATCTCGACGCTTCTGCGCGAGCAGCTCACCGGAGTGCGCGTAATCCGGGCTTTTCGCCGACAAGGCGCCGAGGCGCGCACATTTGACGACGCCAATACGCAGCTGCGTTCATCTCCCACCTCATGA
- a CDS encoding ABC transporter ATP-binding protein produces MMILGAVTMTGMMSMLYTRRQVSAKRIREILDTRPSIAAPEHPLHIPSGPLTFARDPVTLRYPGAEEPVLRDVSLTLAPGTTTAIIGSTGSGKSSIVRLLPRLVDAGDGAITAGGIPLTAPDPAELRRRVAVVPQPSCSPGLLHPMSRGVFARR; encoded by the coding sequence ATGATGATTCTCGGCGCCGTCACGATGACGGGAATGATGTCCATGCTCTATACGCGCCGGCAGGTCTCCGCCAAACGGATCCGGGAAATCCTTGATACCCGGCCGTCAATTGCCGCACCGGAGCATCCACTGCACATTCCTTCCGGCCCGCTGACCTTTGCCCGTGATCCTGTGACGCTACGGTATCCGGGAGCGGAGGAACCCGTGCTGCGGGACGTCAGCTTGACACTGGCTCCGGGCACTACGACCGCGATCATTGGCTCCACCGGCTCGGGAAAGTCTTCGATTGTACGACTATTGCCTCGGCTCGTGGATGCTGGCGACGGCGCCATCACCGCCGGAGGCATCCCGCTGACAGCACCGGATCCTGCGGAGCTGCGACGGCGCGTAGCCGTCGTACCGCAACCTTCTTGCTCTCCGGGACTGTTGCATCCAATGTCACGGGGCGTATTCGCCCGGAGGTGA
- a CDS encoding ABC transporter ATP-binding protein, translating into MTSSPLTALEEGFEDVFDEANERLFQAGFRGQALSQLSQPVMNFVANLSFVIVLVAGAFQVWAGRLSIGGIQAFIQYSRQLTNPIQALSSMANLIQSGTASGERAFDFLDTAEMMPDATTPYEELVAPEKRQGHVEFRHIHFGYTERAVIDDLSLTIQHGQTVAIVGPTGAGKTTLVNLLMRFYELDGGESLLDGMPISSSSTKV; encoded by the coding sequence TTGACGTCGTCACCGCTTACGGCCTTGGAAGAGGGGTTCGAGGACGTCTTCGACGAAGCCAATGAGCGGCTTTTTCAGGCGGGATTCCGCGGGCAGGCACTTTCGCAGCTGTCGCAACCAGTGATGAACTTCGTCGCGAATCTCTCTTTTGTCATTGTGCTTGTTGCGGGTGCCTTCCAAGTCTGGGCAGGACGCTTGTCGATCGGTGGGATTCAGGCATTCATCCAGTACTCCCGACAACTGACGAACCCCATCCAGGCACTTTCATCCATGGCGAATCTCATTCAGTCCGGTACCGCCTCCGGTGAGCGTGCCTTCGATTTTCTTGATACCGCGGAGATGATGCCGGATGCGACCACCCCATACGAGGAGCTTGTGGCGCCGGAGAAGCGCCAGGGACACGTCGAATTCCGACACATACACTTCGGGTACACCGAGCGGGCAGTGATTGACGATCTCTCCCTGACCATTCAACACGGGCAAACCGTGGCCATCGTCGGACCAACCGGCGCAGGCAAGACCACGCTGGTGAATCTACTGATGCGCTTCTATGAACTCGACGGGGGCGAGAGCCTCCTTGACGGAATGCCCATCTCCAGCTCGAGCACGAAGGTTTGA
- a CDS encoding HAD hydrolase-like protein encodes MRPVLFDLDGTLTDSEPIVTRCFAETMREEAGVDHDPSFYRHFIGPPLRSSFQELGVDDIAYYVRAYRSRYAQHMYETLLFPGISGLLKNLASAGIPLAVATSKREESARDLLEYLGVAGNFTVICGSDALEGRAGKSEIIADALAALRAVGIATADALMVGDRCYDTDGAAANGMRTILVRWGAAREEEYVQAWRTAATVEELEVIIRDAVLPETAPDTAARMLRREQ; translated from the coding sequence ATGAGACCGGTACTCTTTGACCTTGACGGCACATTGACTGATTCGGAGCCGATTGTTACCCGGTGCTTCGCGGAGACGATGCGGGAAGAAGCAGGTGTTGATCACGACCCATCGTTCTACCGCCACTTTATTGGGCCGCCCCTACGAAGCTCCTTTCAAGAACTCGGGGTAGACGACATTGCTTACTACGTGCGCGCATACCGTTCGCGGTATGCACAGCACATGTACGAAACCTTGTTGTTTCCCGGTATTAGCGGTCTCTTGAAGAATCTCGCCTCCGCCGGTATCCCCCTGGCCGTGGCCACCTCTAAACGTGAAGAATCTGCGCGTGACCTATTGGAGTACCTCGGTGTCGCAGGCAATTTCACGGTGATCTGCGGTTCCGATGCACTGGAGGGAAGAGCGGGCAAAAGCGAGATCATAGCCGATGCTCTCGCGGCGCTGCGCGCCGTGGGGATTGCAACTGCTGACGCCCTGATGGTCGGTGATCGGTGCTATGACACTGACGGCGCAGCGGCCAACGGCATGCGGACGATTCTGGTCCGCTGGGGTGCAGCACGCGAGGAAGAATACGTTCAGGCATGGAGAACAGCGGCCACGGTTGAGGAACTGGAGGTCATCATTCGTGACGCTGTGCTCCCAGAGACTGCGCCTGATACAGCCGCGCGTATGCTCCGCCGCGAGCAATGA
- a CDS encoding L-threonylcarbamoyladenylate synthase — protein MARLVEIHPIDPQPRLIDRVVERLRRGEVAALPTDSGYAIVCALGNKEGLDRIRDIRQVGEKHHFTLLCHDFAQLGQLVIVDNPYFRLIKSLTPGPYTFILKGTKEVPRMTLNPKKRTVGVRIPDHKITQALVGAMGEPLLSSSLILPGEEEPLSEGWQVNESIGHALDIVVDGPCGEGGATTVLDLVTGEIARQGAGDVTGISL, from the coding sequence ATGGCACGTCTTGTTGAGATACACCCGATTGACCCGCAACCACGCCTGATAGACCGGGTGGTGGAACGGCTACGCAGAGGCGAAGTCGCCGCACTACCAACGGATTCCGGCTACGCCATTGTCTGTGCCCTGGGAAATAAGGAGGGGCTAGACCGTATTCGTGACATCCGCCAAGTGGGGGAGAAGCACCACTTCACACTGCTCTGCCATGATTTCGCGCAACTCGGTCAACTCGTCATTGTGGACAACCCATACTTCCGGCTCATCAAATCGCTGACCCCCGGCCCCTACACCTTTATTCTCAAGGGGACAAAGGAAGTTCCCCGTATGACGCTGAACCCGAAGAAGCGGACGGTGGGAGTGAGAATTCCCGATCACAAGATCACGCAGGCATTGGTCGGCGCGATGGGCGAACCGCTGCTGTCTTCCTCCCTCATTCTTCCCGGTGAAGAGGAGCCGCTGAGCGAGGGATGGCAGGTCAACGAGTCCATTGGTCATGCGCTTGATATTGTCGTTGATGGTCCGTGTGGTGAAGGCGGTGCGACAACGGTACTTGATCTTGTAACTGGCGAGATCGCTCGACAGGGCGCCGGCGACGTGACGGGCATATCACTATGA
- a CDS encoding DUF3145 domain-containing protein, which translates to MKAKHATRGVIFIHSVTPAVQPHVEWAVASVLGYEPHFEWTRQPALPSMNRAETSWTGEAGTGAMLASALGGWEHLRFEITEDPTAVSEGGRWSCTPGLGIFFAQTDMTGNVVVPENRIRAALDQAGEDSAELRRLLDVALGQAWDDELEPFRYAGAGAPVRWLHRVG; encoded by the coding sequence ATGAAGGCAAAACACGCCACCCGAGGCGTCATATTCATCCACTCGGTTACACCGGCCGTTCAACCTCATGTTGAGTGGGCGGTTGCTAGTGTACTCGGCTACGAACCGCACTTCGAGTGGACTCGGCAACCTGCCTTACCGTCGATGAACCGCGCTGAAACGTCGTGGACCGGTGAGGCGGGTACCGGTGCGATGCTCGCCTCTGCGCTCGGCGGATGGGAACATCTGCGTTTCGAAATCACAGAGGACCCCACTGCGGTCTCCGAGGGAGGCAGATGGTCATGCACTCCTGGTTTGGGGATCTTTTTCGCACAGACCGACATGACGGGGAACGTCGTCGTCCCGGAGAATCGGATTCGTGCCGCACTCGACCAAGCTGGAGAGGACTCCGCCGAGCTTCGGCGACTACTGGATGTGGCGCTGGGCCAGGCGTGGGACGACGAGTTGGAGCCGTTCCGTTATGCCGGTGCAGGTGCGCCGGTGCGTTGGTTGCATCGAGTCGGTTGA
- a CDS encoding peptide deformylase, which yields MTYREIRIVGDPVLRTPCAPIHEITPGVRALVEDLLENVDDDGRAGLAANQIGVSMRAFSWHIDGEIDYILNPVIVELSEDRFQDGDEGCLSVPDLWFPTKRHYYARAEGIDLDGKKKIVEGEGLMGRCIQHECDHLDGHLYIDRLERSVRKKAMRAIRDL from the coding sequence ATGACCTACCGTGAGATCCGAATCGTCGGCGACCCCGTCCTTCGCACGCCCTGTGCGCCAATTCATGAGATCACACCGGGAGTGCGGGCATTGGTTGAGGATTTGCTGGAGAATGTGGACGACGACGGCCGCGCCGGATTGGCTGCGAACCAGATCGGTGTTTCAATGCGGGCCTTCTCTTGGCACATTGACGGCGAGATCGACTACATTCTAAACCCGGTGATTGTAGAGCTCTCCGAGGATCGTTTCCAAGACGGCGATGAGGGCTGCTTGTCAGTGCCCGACTTATGGTTCCCAACCAAACGCCATTACTACGCACGGGCGGAGGGGATCGACCTGGACGGCAAGAAGAAGATTGTCGAGGGCGAAGGCCTGATGGGCAGGTGCATTCAGCATGAATGCGACCACTTGGACGGGCATCTGTACATTGATCGGTTGGAACGCTCGGTTCGTAAGAAGGCGATGCGCGCCATTCGTGATCTGTAG